agaaaaaaaaaaaagttttataaGCAAGAAAGTGTAGAAAAAAATGACAGATATCGCTACCATTGGCCAGTTTTACTAGTAAACTGCAGTGATGACAGTGCGTTTCTTGAATGCAGATCTCTGATGCTACACATCACCATCTTCCTTGTACCAGTCATCGAGGAGTCCCTTCATCGTTCGTAGTTGTTTGAATTGGTGGGAGTGATGGGAAAGAAATTTACTGCCAAACAAAAGTCTGAGAGAGTTGCAAAAATCCCAACAGTCCATTTGCACTGCAAAATaaaattggatggagttgtcctcagtgtatTTTTAAAACCAGCAACGAGCAAGCCAGCCAACACCCCACAAAATTTGAGTTCAGTAAGCGGTTGGGTCAGCCTTAGTATGTCTTTCTGAGCGGTGCCACAGTTGGTGATGCtacccgtatttttttttttttttttcgcacaggtCAGATGCTGGAATGCAGAAAGTGGCTGCAAGGCTGTGACACCTGCTTCGAGAATCGCCCAGCACTTCAGGTTTGAATGTGCACACCACTCAGTATGCTGTCCCAACTGCTCGACCACTGTTTCCTGCAGTGACGTGTGTTCACACCTCAGATGGAGTTGCCACACCTCTGAAACATCTCCAGAATCAAAATGTGGTAGTCATTCCAGCTGCAAGGATGAAGCAGCTTTGGTGACCTCTTTCAGAGATGCATTTGAAGAGCAAGCCCGTAAGATTGAGGCATTCTTGGGACATATGGCTTCTGGCATTGCCACGCAAGCTGACAAGCTAAACGAAATGTCTCATTACATGAATGCTTCTCAACAAACTTTGTTGCAAAAGCTAGCAGATGAAAGAACAGAAAATCTTGACATGTTGAAAAAAAGCACGCTTGATGACTCATTTCAGGTTCTTTCCAGGGGTTTAAACAGATTGGAATGTATGTTTAAGGATGAAGTGGTGAGTGTGATGAAGGAGACCCGTGCCAGTCTGTCAAAGATTGCAGCTTCCATGGAAGCTGCAAATGCTGAAGCAAATGAAGAGAGTCTAGAAGGACTAGATCTTATCAAAAGAGTTCTGCAGCATGCTAAACTTGGTGTAAGATCCTGTGTCTTTTTTGTAAAAAATGTGACATTGCTTCAGGACACTGCCACTGAGAAAGGATGGGCTGTCTATAGCAGTAAGCCTGTATACATAAGGGGCTATTGCTTGTCACCTGGAGTGGAACTCCGATGGGATGGTGAAACAACGAAACTGCACGCAAGGTTCCGCCTGCTGAAGGGTGACATGGATGACGACGTTCCTTGGCCATTCGAGCACACGATCAAGCTGAGTGTAATTCACCCTGAACAAAGTGTGAAACGTGCGATTAAAGGCAAAACATCTCGCTCTTTTAAATCTTGCCAAAGGCCCGCAGAATCAAAAAGCTCAAACTACTGGCTTCTTTGTAAATCGCTTCAACTAGAAAATCTCATCAGTGCAGGCTACGTGCAAGACAATCAGCTTAGAGTGAGGTTCCAACTGCTGTGAGATGAAGGTGAATGAAGATGGGGGCCAATATTTGTGTGTCTGTGGCAGAACTTGTCCATTGCCATTGGTCGCTAGGCTTGTGAGTTGTGACTCGCGCAAACTGGGCTGCCATTGTCATTTGCATTATTTCATGATGGAGTACATTTTTGATTATGTAACTGTGTTTTGAAACCCCGACTGAGAAACCATAAATAAAGGTTTTGAAAAAAACTATTTTCCCTGTCCAGTAAAAATGAGTCCCACCTCTCGCTCGCTGCACATGCACAATGTTTATGCAGCAACCATGACTCCTGCAGTGAGACAAGTGCCGAGCCTAGGTCACCTAGGTGCACAGGTTTACAAAGAAATTCCCATGCTGGTGTCCCTAATGAAGTGGTGCAAGGCGACTTGGGCTGGTTCTTTGGGGTTTGGAAAGCCGTAGCCAAGGTGTCGTTAGAGTGCCTACTCGGTGAGATGCATGCCAGACAGACTTTAGGCACAAGAAGTGTTTAAATTTATCCATTTGCAAAGCGTGAACAGAAGTGGGCTGAGCGTACCCAGCATCTTCACTTCACTtcattcaccttaaagacccccttcacgGGGTATTACATGGGTGGATTAACATAttcatcaacaagtacaagtcattttCTTGAAATATAATTGCTTACAGCATCCGAAAATACAGATTGGTGCGCGATGGCAGCAACGTCGGTGGGGAGGAcgttccagtccacaacagttcggggGAAAAGATgagcctgaaaaagttgcagtacgggaCACAAGACAGGcaatctgaaacggatgggcagtgtGATGAGATATGTGGTTGGGATGAGTAATCTAGGGTGGCTGATTcagagagctatggaaaaacttgtggagcaaacaGAGGCTGGCGATGCAGCGGTGAGCTGCGAGGCTTTCAGACCGGAATTCTTCTGCAGAGCTGAAATgctggtggtatatgaatatgcagagtgaacgAAACGAATGGCgtggttttgaactgattcgaatgggctccagatggggccggcgtactcaagtttgggcCTGATGAGGGTTTCATATgcgacaataatgccccaatgagggcgctgtaggtactgtgtataaataaatataagcttcacgtgtggggggagggggggggggggtggcgcatGACGAATATtacgtttcatgaatcctaggGACATAttagcagatgatatgattgtgagaagatcgctgcagagggtgataccaagatacctaaacgattggGCGCTTTCTATAAATgagttagcaactgcataggaaaaaataaggGGGTTGTGTTGACGATGAAAGGAAACGAGTTTGCATTTGTCAGCATCTAGCGTCATTGCCCAGAGGCCGCACTATTTATGGTTGTCGTTAAGGTCGTTTTGAAAGGCCATTTGATCAGAGatgttagtgacagtgcgatagattacgcagtcTTCGGCGAAGATACGAATTTTGCATGCCACATGGGAAGCTAGAtcgttaaaggggccatgacatggtcgttcttcatattgcagttttgtgcttcagtaactaatacaagggcttatgattcagtttctgGAATTTGGCTGCTCTGAACGTgctgtatattaaaaaaaatgcgatcaAAATTGAGAACGGCGAACTCCTCCcgccggcagcgaccgccatattgaatgctcccGTGACGTCTCTAGGGCCTACacagagcaacgtcgtctgctctcgttgctgcaatgtgcacAGCGAAGTCccattcccccctgtactttcgcgggcgattgAAGTAGCAGTCATCCCCCATAtgtgagtgactggtgccgcaaaagcatTAATAACAGTagcgcagttattcttcggtataggtaggtcCTGGTCACCGATGCGAcgaggccgatgcgacggcgattggcggtcggttggctggttGTTATGCAAAGGCCGTTGCTGACGCACCGGTCTGTCGCGCTAGACCGACGAAGACACCAGCACaaccaacgaccccgtatcgcagtagtgtaaagagtgaatttagtgggaactggcagagtgtggtgggggacttgTTGGTATGACATTCCATAAACTTAAGAGCTTTAAAACTTATTGAACCtgatcatgctagccacggcgacatgcgcgatgtgcgtgcaccagtgaagatgtgctttcattcggttcCTGCGCATAGGGCCTGTcggcgacacgggcagaaaacgccgcacgacagTGCCACTCATCGCCATCTCCTGTGCTTGTGCGgccaagcgaaagcttcacggccggtgaatagacggccagaaaaactgcacttgtgtaccttatccgtttcgaaaaaagcgaaacgagcaggtgcatttcatatcttcacactttcttactaatcagggGGGACTCTTTCCAGATTCTTGAATTTTGGTCGACGGTGGACCTCCGGCCCTTTTCGTGACAAGGCCTAGCGATTatgcaggattcgtgtgtgcgatttcgacgattgcggagagcgaattcgcaagttttagcggcTGAAAAtggctgtcgagcgtagttttggttACAGTGCCCCCAAAAcgacgactgcctacattgcAGGGCGCAAGTACAATAATGGGGAAGCATCGATATATCGATATGTGACTCGGTCTTCACAGAATGTGCTGAAGGCAGCTGGCGGCATCGGCTGTGggcaacaaatctggttgttttaattaactcaagtaatgtccgaacgtatttttaacTAAACCGATTTAAAATCAAATATTGttacataagaggaagcagatacaattaagcgggaagcgccgctcctacgcgaagcgtttctcatgcaggcgatatagcatcagcggcgcttaattattagtgttatcatagtgtgtaaaatagtaaaactacaatttgtgagcaatactatgtaatatttaagataaagaGAGCCCACTTGCATTTTGTACCACGCAAGCGAGCAGtatactgtttgcgcacagctatgtacacaaccccagcgcggggctgcagttgttgtaatcgtcgcattccagggccacaatgcgcacgcacagtaaacgctaaatgatgtactattattttcaagcactcatttcaATGatggcgactattcatcggtgcgggcagtgaaagcatccGACTCGCGTAGGGTTtcgcaagcggcttggttcctgcaaaagggttctacgagccaaagggaatgtatgttcgacttacaaatgcacacatgcagcggggaagtcgtcttaTTCTGCACTTATCCCTCCTCCTTTCGTGCTTAAAGATTAccctagtgccaccttgtgataatttgagtttaattattgagccgatgaatagcggacaagaaattggtagccagctacagaACGGCGCGGGTTTCACGgtgcacatcggcgaaggcatgcacggcacgtgccgcttttcacatacgggagcacttgactgcgcaaaagagaccacactcataacacaaaactaacatgtttctgagcgtaaataataaagcaggagtccatcgatttctgtttcctcaataATCACAAAACGGGAGCCACGAGCAAGTCAGCTTTCCCAGGGATCACTCAGCTCTCGTAGTAAGCTgaaggcttccgaaaagaaaacacggaaaatggattttatttcgataagctaaaaaagaaGACTTTTCGAgtgaccgctgtctacggtgtgcatgcaaacacctcaacagcgcgcagctgACGACGCAGGGCGGGTATGCccctgtgacgtcagcgatcagaggttgccaaaCCAGCAAGCAGTTTGCAGAAGAAATGGAAAACACTCATTTTTGAAATATTTAccacacagaatcaactgaaacttgggggaattttaatttaacgtgttgagaattaaatgcgataagcagggtatgcgtgaaaataggctctCATGGCCCCTTTAATATATATTGGAAACAAGAGTGGGCCGAACACAGATCCCTGAGGGATAGGAGATTGAACAGGGAGAGCGCTTGAGTggtggttgttaatagaaacgaactgagaacggttagctagaaattctttaatccattgcaGGATATTAGAGTGTAAATTTAAAAGGGAAAGTTTTAGTATTAGGCActggtgaggtaccttgtcaaatgccttcgcgAAATCTAAAAACTCATCGGTCTGCAGGTTacggtcaaggttagcatgcacgtGAGTGAAGATTGCCAGATGGGTTTCGCAGGAGAGCCCCCTACGAAATCTGTGTTGAGCCGGATTAAGGAAGTTGTTTGAATCTAGTAAGTTTATGATATGGGAATAGATCACAcattccatgattttgcaaggcatgCTGGTTAAGGAGATGGAACGATAATTTAGTGGAGAGTCGTTTTTACCTGATTTTTGGGCCGGGATGACCTTCCCCACCTTCCAGTTCAGTAAGGTTCCTGTTGACAGCGATTGCAAAAACAGTAATGAGAGATAAATTgcagaaatgtgttttgtgtttttcagtacttttgaATTGatttcgtccactccagcggctgACGAAAGTTTAATTCTGTCGATAAAGTTTGCGACACCCTGCGTTGTGATTTTGATGGGCGACATTGCTGGCAGTGTTACAGTAGGCGGAGTGGGCAATGGTGAGGCAGCTTTGTCTGTGAAAACATACAAACGCACGGTTAAATATCTCGGCaccttcagtatcaatggcatccTTGCCTGCGGCATTTGTTAGAGCGATAGTTAAACTTCTTGCCCTCCTTCCGAAgggatggccggattgggctagtcggttgctcctcgcgagcggtgaatgatgatggcacgctggccggtgatcgaatatacggcggttagcggtacgaagagcacttcgggtcttTGTTCACTTGTCCGGCGACACAAAGACCTGATAATGGGTTCAATTCTGGAGAAAGGGTAGCACAGCATAGAAACAAAAAGACAATAAAGGCAAAAATATTGAAACACCAAAAGCAGTGTTTATCTATGTTCTAAAGGTTGCCCAAAATCGTCAGTGAATTCTAGAGCACAAAACCATAAAAAAGTACAGGTGCAATAGTTGCCACATGTAAATGTTCTTTAAGGCGCGTAACATGGGCCGTTCGGCGTAAGGCAGATTCCTCTGTCCGATGAGTGAGCTTATAGGAGTCGTAAGTCAAGAAAAGACTGGCTGAGTCGAGTTGAAATGGGCGAGTGAACCCGAATGAGTCATCGCGATGAGTCGTGAATCAAGATGAGTTGTGAGACGAAATgaatgagcccagatgagtcgatcgtgagtcgaaatgagtgagtccaCAAAAGTcctgagtcgaaatgagtgagcccagatgagtcgatcgtgagtcgaaatgagtaagctcagatgagtcgtgagtccaggtgagtcgaaatgagtgagtgagcccaaAAGAGTTgtgagttgaaatgagtgagtgagcctagATGAATCATGAGTCTGAGTGAGACGTGAGTCGCTATGAGCAGTTGACCCCGGATGAGTGATGAGTctgagtgagcccaagtgagTTTTGATCATAAATGAGTTTGAGTTcatgagttcgagtgagcccaGGCCTCTGTATGAGTTTGAATGAGCTCGTTGGTTGACCAAAGTTTTGTGAGTGAGCACAtgtgattttgccgaggtatgcTCACACTGCACACGCAGGACGACGCACCGGGCAACCATTCAGCTCGCTTGACCTGGGCCAGCCACCGCTTTTTGCGGGAAGGGCTCGTCGGAAAACGAAACATCCGCGCGCCTTTCCGGCTGCTGTGGCGCCAGCGGTGGCGAAGAGAAAACTAAGAAAGCTAACGTGGTACTGTCAAAACCatagagatggcgctcgcgtctatTTAAACACTTTGAacacggctgaacacttgatacttttctgtaaagggcttcacccttgagtggaaagcagtggggctgatttatccaaggcattggggtttaaggacagtgaagggaaagtagattttaagcgggtagaagtaaccaagtgaaggttatctgattggtggctaaaatcaagagaatagtaaaatttcataagtcatggctaggtggcttgagccaccgcccgatttaaagggttcagccgtatccatccacccatccatcgaTGGAGGTATGAGCCGTGTCTGTTTCGAACGGTGGCGGCGTGGGAAGCTaagccacaaatttaaaaagccATTTCGCCTCAACCTTCTTCGCTAAACTGGTTGAAATTTTAGGGCTTTTGTGCTGAGGGCTCAAAACACAGAGGTGTTGAAAGGTGAGAGAAATGCAATCTTCTCTAAATCTTTTGTTTTTTAGGCGGCgtataaaaaaaaagtgaggcaCATATCACAAGCACGTATGTTGATTCTGTTTATATATTTCTTTCTCACGAACGTGCAGAACCTCTCTGGTTTTCTGTGTCGTAGTCGCaatcgttttgtttttttgctatcCTTCAGACCTCTTCTATGACCAACTTTTGTTGGTTCAGCCCTTTACCTGTCAACCAATCAGTTGATGTTATAACACTACCTGTTCTTATAAGGACCTTTTCccggaataaaaataaataaaacttttttttttccagcaggtgaacatttttctagCTGAGATACGTTAAGATGCGTTGATGCCAATTTGGGACATATCGTTCATTGCATCTGCAGCCACAGTGCCCGCGACCCACAAGTCGCGATTTCGACGTTCCGGAaccgttgtttctttttgttgcgccatgctgcgcttttgaagaagtttcggaatgccgcgttgcgttgtctggtgacgataCGCATGCGTAGAGGCGCGGAGAGCAGGGTTGCTTCTGTTGGTTTTGTGTTGATTCATTGCAACACACTTAACATGTTGACTCCTTGACATGATTATATGCCTCAACGCGTCATTCTGCTGGGTATTTTGGCGGAACCTCTGCCGCggaagcggattccgctcgctctcgccactGAATGTCCAAGTGaacgcgttcacacttggacatttgGCGGCGCgaggaagcggaatccgcggTCGCCGAAATGCTGTCTCATCCACACTTCCAggccgcgtatttccgtttgctagccgctgcagacaagcccaatgttgcccacgcccgttcccgacaaatgcaagcgtctgccaggccaaagttgtattgtagtaacgtTAGCCTGGCCTGCATTACGCGTGAGTGTCACgggcagtgtgtaaaattcctggcctttcacaataAGCAAGCCAACATTCCTGCCtgcacttttgtttcattgtcggcGATTTTTCTGCGTAACCGTCGCTTTGTTGAGTCTTTTCTCTTAGCGCGGCTGCTGTAATGTCCCTGCCGGAGTGTTTTTTGTATGATGTAagttttcagcgtatattttcgtggtttactgcAAATATTGTCACGACCGTCCatactcattttgcccattcttcGCCTTTGgttgtggcacattttttttcaaattgctgaatcgtcaaacgttaatctcacacctctcatgaaagctgcgcgcggCTACGGGTGACGTCGCATGATTGATTAGGTGAAACTTAAAGGAGCTGAAGTGACAgttgtgtcaggtaacctagaacagtgcattgggctgtaagatcatttccttactgttgcaaacagtttcatggtggcatatacttgctgtcttatcttaacattgggcacaggaagggaaaaatcccactaagcacaacctcccctaaattaactgttcagagtgcaaacagtagtcattattaatattgcatccactgctttgtgtctaatctgagctcgatgtggcatccacatatcttctgcaatctgtgatctggtaggtcctaaacataagtgatattgcttctgaaagtgcaagcttctctcacttagagacctgctttccatgcctggtttatgtgcttgctccttttctccaatgcataatgactcttttgatgttgtgtagtgagcacccctttgatggcttggagcttatctagtgtcctcagaataataaaaagaaaggtggctacttctctgaacatcaatatatttttttaagagTTACTTGTACCACACTATAGCATCCAAGGagttaaaaatgttgaaaaagaaaacagtctacttattgaaatcatggaagaaagcaccattggataatatatgaacagtacttgacactaagctgttcCACTGTAGGGTTGGTAAAAAGAAGAATGGAAAACACcaccctttaaggaaagctcttttaccttgaaatgcttcaatatgtaattaagttgttggttgagtatatTTCCCACAGTTTACAGCAGgtttagcaagtaaatattgtagaaagattttaatcaGATTTTTCCCGTGGTCGTTCCACTGCTGTTTCTATTTAAGTTTGCAAtatttgctctgtcattctgagttACTGCTTTTAATTTcccggtggaaatcaagcagcactgttgtgaattttttcaatttacttataagtggccatgtatgcaaGCCCTAAGAAACACATCCATGCTCAAGTATAGGTCAgacttgactatcagctgtattctgaaatcactttgcaaatgaccgaatctctactgtaataaacccggagctgatggctgcctcgttccaaatgtaattcacatgcttaatccaaggcctgagataaaaagcactcctaaacataaatttcttgcttgttcttaaagtaatacgattaactctgtacctatcaAAGTGATTACAGcactttcttgtaaaggtgatgtgaacagtttgcaaagcttttagcagagtaggtgaatcatacacaatttgtgaattacactggaggaatatcatcaggaccaaataccttggcctaattaacatcttggaataatataccaatcccgttaactcaaaatctgacctccagcatgcggtctagcttagcaggcggtgtgaatctaacagtatgtaagcaagacggcatgcagatgacgaataaccactgcaaagttttgtttgacatacattattgtttattcaaaaactagcaaggtgatggttcgg
The genomic region above belongs to Amblyomma americanum isolate KBUSLIRL-KWMA chromosome 9, ASM5285725v1, whole genome shotgun sequence and contains:
- the LOC144104674 gene encoding uncharacterized protein LOC144104674; the encoded protein is MPLQSLQNYTLVGFSAELDWKPLRFVKSIPKNKICGACGLVRRNTALLPCLHVLCDSCYKQSAQDGSLVCPLDGVQCQNEDVDWKDFPADELLKREVRCWNAESGCKAVTPASRIAQHFRFECAHHSVCCPNCSTTVSCSDVCSHLRWSCHTSETSPESKCGSHSSCKDEAALVTSFRDAFEEQARKIEAFLGHMASGIATQADKLNEMSHYMNASQQTLLQKLADERTENLDMLKKSTLDDSFQVLSRGLNRLECMFKDEVVSVMKETRASLSKIAASMEAANAEANEESLEGLDLIKRVLQHAKLGVRSCVFFVKNVTLLQDTATEKGWAVYSSKPVYIRGYCLSPGVELRWDGETTKLHARFRLLKGDMDDDVPWPFEHTIKLSVIHPEQSVKRAIKGKTSRSFKSCQRPAESKSSNYWLLCKSLQLENLISAGYVQDNQLRVRFQLL